In one Trichosurus vulpecula isolate mTriVul1 chromosome 8, mTriVul1.pri, whole genome shotgun sequence genomic region, the following are encoded:
- the LOC118829895 gene encoding uncharacterized protein K02A2.6-like, with protein sequence SKLQGKALKVTPREEESDKQLGKWVHITAGHLVALASYRWALDRGINIPLDLFKQIVQDCIQCQLFAHRPVPKRITGELARGALPAQIWQIDYIGPLPVSQGCQYACTCVDTYSGVLVACPYKRATQKNTCKTLDIISLYYGTPLQIQSDNGTHFKGKDIDEYCRYNNIEWIYHIPYYPQAAGLIERMNGLLKEKLKKLSENNDLKRWKENLFEALKQLNNRPLTSEGGTPLSRMMTTNLQIRRISSPLTIQWWALHENARQPWHASLGSAGYDLYVTHDVHIPPLGQQLCSTGVGVKLPEGYYGQLSSRFGLALKNQVHVLGGVIDSDYGGEIKVCLHNSHESEPFECKTGERICQLVILPYLNCLWQKVNGSPDSTERGDQGFGSSNDDISWIPEKTIPGTKVSVKKHQFDKPRPAELIAQGNTNTAIVVYPGDDKWYHVPLTQMFLRN encoded by the coding sequence TCCAAACTTCAAGGAAAAGCTCTAAAAGTTACCCCCAGAGAGGAGGAAAGCGATAAACAATTAGGAAAATGGGTCCATATCACCGCAGGACATCTTGTCGCTCTTGCATCTTACAGGTGGGCATTAGACAGAGGGATTAATATACCTCTGGACCTATTTAAGCAGATAGTACAAGATTGCATACAATGTCAATTATTCGCCCATCGGCCTGTACCGAAAAGGATTACTGGAGAATTGGCTAGAGGGGCCTTACCTGCTCAAATTTGGCAAATAGACTATATTGGACCATTACCTGTCAGTCAAGGGTGTCAATATGCCTGCACTTGTGTGGACACCTACTCTGGGGTATTAGTTGCTTGCCCCTATAAACGGGCTACCCAGAAAAATACTTGCAAGACTTTAGatattatttccctttattaTGGGACTCCCCTACAAATACAGAGTGATAATGGTACACATTTTAAAGGCAAAGACATAGATGAGTATTGCAGAtataataatatagaatggatttATCACATACCATATTATCCCCAAGCTGCTGGTTTGATAGAAAGGATGAAcggattattaaaagaaaaactgaagaaattGAGTGAGAACAATGAtttgaaaagatggaaagaaaatctGTTTGAGGCCCTAAAGCAATTAAATAACAGGCCTCTGACGAGTGAGGGTGGGACTCCTCTTTCAAGAATGATGACTACTAACTTACAGATCAGGAGGATTTCATCTCCTTTGACTATTCAATGGTGGGCCCTACATGAGAATGCCAGACAGCCCTGGCATGCCTCTTTAGGCTCCGCCGGGTATGATCTATATGTAACTCATGATGTCCACATTCCCCCCTTGGGTCAACAACTGTGTTCCACAGGAGTGGGAGTTAAGCTCCCTGAAGGATACTATGGACAATTGTCCTCCAGATTTGGTTTAGCTCTAAAAAACCAAGTTCATGTCTTGGGTGGAGTTATAGACAGTGACTATGGAGGTGAAATTAAAGTTTGCTTACATAACTCTCATGAAAGCGAACCTTTTGAATGTAAAACCGGTGAAAGAATTTGTCAGCTGGTAATATTACCCTATTTAAATTGTTTGTGGCAAAAGGTCAATggatctcctgactccacagaAAGAGGAGATCAGGGATTCGGGAGTTCTAATGATGACATTTCTTGGATACCAGAAAAGACAATTCCTGGTACTAAAGTTTCGGTCAAGAAACATCAATTTGATAAACCAAGGCCAGCTGAGCTTATAGCACAAGGGAATACTAATACTGCCATTGTAGTGTACCCTGGTGATGATAAATGGTATCATGTCCCACTAACCCAAATGTTTTTGCGAAATTAA